One window of the Staphylococcus equorum genome contains the following:
- the recR gene encoding recombination mediator RecR, with protein sequence MHYPEPISKLIDSFMKLPGIGPKTAQRLAFHVLDMKEDDVVQFAKSLVDVKRELTYCSECGHITEQDPCYICQDKQRDRTIICVVEDDKDVIAMEKMREYKGLYHVLHGSISPMDGIGPEDINIPSLINRLKDEEVKELILAMNPNLEGESTAMYISRLVKPIGVTVTRLAQGLSVGGDLEYADEVTLSKAIMGRTEM encoded by the coding sequence ATGCACTATCCTGAACCGATTTCAAAACTTATTGACAGTTTCATGAAACTGCCAGGCATTGGGCCGAAGACCGCTCAACGTCTGGCGTTTCATGTATTAGATATGAAAGAAGACGATGTTGTCCAATTTGCTAAATCTTTAGTGGATGTTAAACGAGAACTTACCTATTGTAGTGAATGTGGACATATAACTGAACAAGATCCATGTTACATTTGCCAAGATAAACAGAGAGATCGCACAATTATTTGTGTAGTTGAAGATGATAAAGATGTCATTGCTATGGAGAAGATGCGTGAATATAAAGGTTTATATCACGTGTTACATGGCTCTATTTCTCCAATGGATGGTATTGGACCAGAGGATATTAATATACCGAGTTTAATTAATCGTTTGAAAGATGAAGAAGTTAAAGAGCTTATCTTAGCGATGAACCCAAACCTAGAAGGTGAATCTACAGCGATGTATATCTCGAGGTTAGTAAAACCGATTGGTGTTACTGTAACGAGATTAGCTCAAGGTCTTTCTGTAGGTGGCGATTTAGAATACGCTGATGAAGTTACATTGTCGAAAGCGATTATGGGCCGAACAGAGATGTAG
- a CDS encoding YbaB/EbfC family nucleoid-associated protein, giving the protein MRGGGNMQQMMKQMQKMQKKMGEEQEKLKEEKVQGTAGGGMVTVTVSGHKEVLDVEIKEEAVDPDDIEMLQDLVIAATNEAMNKADELTQERLGKHTQGLNIPGM; this is encoded by the coding sequence ATGCGCGGTGGCGGAAATATGCAACAAATGATGAAACAAATGCAAAAAATGCAAAAGAAAATGGGCGAAGAGCAAGAGAAATTAAAAGAAGAGAAAGTACAAGGTACAGCTGGTGGTGGCATGGTTACTGTAACGGTATCAGGTCATAAAGAAGTACTAGATGTAGAAATAAAAGAAGAAGCGGTAGATCCAGACGATATTGAAATGTTACAAGACTTAGTGATTGCTGCAACGAATGAAGCAATGAATAAAGCTGATGAACTTACACAAGAACGCTTAGGCAAGCACACTCAAGGCTTAAACATTCCTGGAATGTGA
- the dnaX gene encoding DNA polymerase III subunit gamma/tau — MNYQALYRMFRPQSFEDVVGQEHVTKTLRNAIAKSKQSHAYIFSGPRGTGKTSIAKVFAKAINCLERTDGEPCNECAICKGITRGTNSDVIEIDAASNNGVDEIRNIRDKVKYAPSESKFKVYIIDEVHMLTTGAFNALLKTLEEPPAHAIFILATTEPHKIPPTIISRSQRFDFKAISEDEIVERLKFVANSQEIEYDTAALEFIAKASEGGMRDALSIMDQAIAFGDEHLTLQDALNVTGSVDASALNELLKEVVQGDVKSAFSTYHQFISQGKEVNRLINDMIYFVRDTIMNKTSNVETEYDALMHFDLDVLYKMIDIINDTLVSIRFSVNQSVHFEVLLVKIAEMIKEKPESVQTVATTGIATEPNNDVLLQRMEQLESELKTIKAQGVTTSNTPQQTKRTTNKGGQSKNTFSMQQIAKVLDKANKDDIKQLKDHWEEVINHAKSNDMKSLVSLLQNSEPVAASETHVLIKFEEEIHCEIVNKDDEKRENIENVVCKIIDKTVKVVGVPADQWMKVRTEYLQNRKSSTATEGESNSQSSTPEVTEEVDVVQKAKDLFGESTVNVIDEE, encoded by the coding sequence GTGAATTATCAAGCTTTATATAGAATGTTCCGACCGCAAAGCTTTGAAGATGTTGTGGGTCAGGAGCATGTAACTAAGACACTACGTAATGCGATTGCTAAAAGTAAACAATCTCATGCTTATATATTTAGCGGGCCTAGAGGAACAGGTAAAACGAGTATTGCAAAAGTGTTCGCAAAAGCCATAAACTGTCTTGAACGTACCGATGGTGAACCTTGTAATGAATGTGCAATATGTAAGGGAATCACGCGTGGAACGAATTCAGATGTCATTGAAATTGATGCAGCAAGTAATAACGGTGTAGATGAAATAAGAAACATTAGAGATAAAGTTAAATATGCACCTAGTGAATCGAAATTCAAAGTATATATTATAGATGAGGTACACATGCTAACAACGGGTGCTTTTAACGCGTTGCTTAAAACGTTAGAAGAGCCACCAGCACATGCAATATTTATATTAGCGACGACAGAACCTCACAAAATACCCCCGACGATTATTTCAAGATCACAAAGGTTTGATTTTAAAGCAATTAGTGAAGATGAAATTGTTGAACGTTTAAAGTTTGTAGCAAATTCGCAAGAAATTGAATACGATACTGCTGCATTGGAATTTATTGCGAAAGCGTCAGAAGGCGGTATGCGTGATGCGTTAAGTATCATGGATCAAGCCATTGCTTTTGGAGATGAGCACCTCACGTTACAAGATGCACTGAACGTAACTGGTAGTGTAGATGCTAGTGCCTTAAATGAATTACTGAAAGAAGTAGTTCAAGGAGATGTGAAAAGTGCTTTTTCAACTTACCACCAATTCATATCACAAGGGAAAGAAGTCAATCGTTTGATTAACGATATGATTTATTTTGTGAGAGATACGATAATGAATAAGACTTCTAATGTAGAAACTGAATATGATGCATTAATGCATTTTGATTTAGATGTTCTTTATAAAATGATTGATATCATCAATGATACACTCGTTTCGATTCGATTCAGTGTAAATCAAAGTGTACATTTCGAAGTATTACTAGTTAAAATCGCTGAAATGATAAAAGAAAAACCCGAGAGCGTTCAAACAGTAGCGACTACAGGTATTGCAACAGAACCTAATAATGACGTTCTGTTGCAAAGAATGGAACAGTTAGAAAGTGAATTGAAGACTATAAAAGCGCAAGGTGTGACTACGAGCAACACGCCTCAACAAACTAAACGAACTACCAACAAAGGTGGGCAGTCTAAGAACACTTTTTCTATGCAACAAATTGCTAAAGTATTAGACAAAGCCAATAAAGATGATATTAAGCAATTGAAAGACCATTGGGAAGAGGTCATTAATCACGCGAAAAGCAATGATATGAAATCGTTAGTGAGCCTCTTGCAAAATTCAGAACCAGTTGCAGCAAGTGAAACGCACGTTCTGATTAAGTTTGAAGAAGAAATACACTGTGAAATTGTTAATAAAGATGATGAAAAACGAGAGAATATTGAGAATGTTGTTTGTAAAATCATCGATAAAACAGTCAAAGTTGTAGGTGTGCCTGCCGATCAATGGATGAAAGTTAGAACGGAATATCTACAAAATAGAAAGAGTAGCACAGCAACAGAAGGTGAAAGTAATAGCCAATCCTCTACTCCGGAAGTAACGGAAGAAGTTGACGTTGTTCAAAAAGCTAAAGATTTATTTGGTGAGAGTACTGTAAATGTAATAGATGAAGAGTGA
- a CDS encoding GNAT family N-acetyltransferase: MQIYLSTLTENDYDTSLETIKSAFEDIAESQHDEQALVVKLRKTLEYNYELEVVAKNDDGEVIGHILLSEIQIVNEETSFTALALAPLSVLPAYRNMGLGKALVQAAEERAKAQGYTTIIVLGATEYYSKLGYEEAEQYHIYSPFDLPSKNFMVKFLWEQLTEQPNGKVVYPESFN; the protein is encoded by the coding sequence ATGCAAATATACTTAAGTACTTTAACTGAAAATGATTATGATACAAGTTTAGAAACAATAAAATCTGCGTTTGAAGATATCGCTGAGTCACAGCATGATGAGCAAGCGTTAGTTGTGAAATTGAGAAAAACTTTAGAATATAACTATGAATTAGAAGTTGTCGCGAAAAATGATGACGGCGAAGTAATCGGTCATATTTTGTTATCAGAAATCCAAATCGTTAATGAAGAAACAAGTTTTACTGCATTAGCATTAGCGCCACTATCTGTTTTACCAGCATATAGAAATATGGGGTTGGGAAAAGCACTCGTGCAAGCAGCAGAAGAGAGAGCAAAAGCGCAAGGTTATACAACGATTATTGTCTTAGGAGCTACGGAGTATTACAGCAAATTAGGTTATGAAGAAGCGGAACAATACCATATATACAGTCCGTTTGATTTACCTTCGAAAAATTTTATGGTCAAATTCCTTTGGGAACAACTAACGGAGCAACCTAATGGAAAAGTGGTTTATCCAGAATCTTTTAATTGA
- the treR gene encoding trehalose operon repressor: MTQKKFITIYETIRTDIIESRISYGTQLPSEHELVETYSASRETVRKALNLLVRDGMIQKIRGKGSVVIYQGLTEFPFADLTSFREVQQGLGLRHETDVKVFKKITAGEVPKVQKALNVRQGTVLWHIVRIRKIEDRVKIIDEDYLIEAIVPNLTTEIAKASLYEYIEDILGLEISYSNKSITFEGFGEREQEIFGDVVPPYTATVRGIVHLKDTTIFQYNVSKHLATEFKFNDFSRRHKR; encoded by the coding sequence ATGACACAGAAAAAATTTATTACGATATATGAAACAATACGTACAGACATCATAGAGTCACGCATATCGTATGGCACTCAATTGCCATCTGAGCATGAGTTAGTAGAAACCTATAGTGCCTCTCGTGAAACAGTACGTAAAGCACTGAACTTATTAGTGAGAGACGGTATGATTCAGAAGATTCGCGGCAAAGGTTCGGTTGTTATCTATCAAGGCTTAACAGAATTTCCTTTTGCAGATTTAACCAGTTTTAGAGAAGTTCAACAAGGATTAGGCTTGCGACATGAAACTGACGTCAAGGTGTTTAAAAAGATAACTGCGGGTGAAGTTCCTAAAGTACAAAAGGCCTTGAATGTTCGACAAGGAACAGTATTGTGGCATATCGTTCGAATTAGAAAAATAGAAGACAGAGTAAAGATTATAGATGAAGATTACTTAATAGAAGCAATTGTCCCGAACCTTACTACGGAGATTGCTAAAGCATCACTATATGAGTATATAGAAGATATATTAGGTTTAGAAATTAGCTACTCTAATAAGTCGATTACGTTTGAGGGCTTCGGAGAAAGAGAACAAGAAATATTTGGCGATGTGGTACCACCATATACGGCAACAGTTCGAGGCATTGTACATTTGAAAGATACTACAATATTCCAATATAATGTTTCGAAACACTTAGCTACAGAGTTTAAATTCAATGATTTTTCTAGACGTCACAAAAGGTAA
- the treC gene encoding alpha,alpha-phosphotrehalase: MAHNDWRKSVVYQIYPKSFNDTTGNGEGDLQGIIEKLDYLQYLGVDYIWLTPVYESPMNDNGYDISNYYKINEKFGTIEDLETLVSEAHKRDLKVMMDIVINHTSTKHEWFKQAYADKESPYRDYYFFRRSADNQPPTNWESKFGGNAWKYDKKTNEYYLHLFDVTQADLNWDNPEVRDALYDIVNHWISFGVDGFRFDVLNLISKGEFKDSEKIGKEFYTDGPRVHEYVHEMNRRTFGDKDIMTVGEMSSTTIDHCIKYTNTKRQELSSVFNFHHLKVDYADGEKWTNAKLDFHKLKDILMEWQLGIYEGGGWNAIFWCNHDQPRVVSRFGDDSSEQMRKQSAKMLATVLHMLQGTPYIFQGEEIGMTNPDFENIDQYRDVESLNAYQNMKDAGYKEEEIITILGQKSRDTSRTPVQWTDTENAGFTTGTPWIDVPNNFDKINVEAAIKDESSILHTYRHLIQLRHEHDIITYGSIVPLYMEHNELFVYKRHYNDETWLVIANFSNEQVTIPEDLAIEGEIIIQHGEVTNELIDGFGAIVIAQ, encoded by the coding sequence ATGGCACATAATGATTGGAGAAAATCAGTTGTTTATCAAATTTATCCAAAATCATTTAATGATACAACAGGTAATGGAGAAGGTGATTTACAAGGTATTATTGAAAAACTAGATTATTTACAATATCTAGGTGTAGATTACATTTGGTTAACACCAGTATATGAATCGCCAATGAACGATAATGGTTATGATATTAGTAACTATTACAAAATTAATGAAAAATTTGGAACAATAGAAGATCTTGAAACATTAGTAAGTGAAGCGCATAAGCGTGATTTAAAAGTTATGATGGATATTGTAATTAATCATACCTCTACAAAACATGAATGGTTTAAACAAGCATATGCAGATAAAGAAAGTCCTTATAGAGATTATTACTTCTTTAGACGATCAGCAGATAATCAACCACCAACAAACTGGGAGTCAAAATTTGGTGGTAATGCATGGAAATATGATAAAAAAACAAATGAATATTATTTGCACCTATTCGACGTTACTCAAGCTGATTTAAATTGGGATAATCCTGAGGTGCGAGATGCTTTATATGACATTGTTAACCATTGGATTAGTTTTGGTGTAGATGGATTTAGATTTGATGTGCTTAATTTGATTTCTAAAGGTGAGTTTAAAGACTCTGAAAAAATCGGCAAAGAGTTTTATACAGATGGACCACGCGTACATGAATATGTACATGAGATGAATCGTCGTACGTTTGGAGACAAAGACATAATGACGGTTGGTGAAATGTCCTCAACTACAATAGATCACTGTATTAAATATACGAATACTAAGCGCCAAGAATTAAGTAGTGTCTTTAATTTCCATCATTTAAAAGTAGATTATGCCGATGGTGAAAAATGGACGAATGCTAAATTAGATTTCCATAAATTAAAAGATATACTTATGGAATGGCAACTTGGTATATATGAAGGGGGCGGTTGGAACGCAATATTCTGGTGTAACCATGACCAGCCTCGTGTTGTTTCTCGTTTTGGTGATGACTCGTCTGAACAAATGCGTAAACAAAGTGCTAAGATGTTAGCTACTGTACTGCATATGTTACAAGGCACGCCTTATATTTTCCAAGGTGAAGAAATCGGTATGACAAATCCAGATTTTGAAAACATTGACCAGTATCGTGATGTTGAATCTTTAAATGCTTATCAAAATATGAAAGATGCAGGTTATAAAGAAGAAGAAATTATTACTATATTAGGGCAAAAATCTCGCGATACTTCAAGAACACCAGTTCAATGGACTGATACAGAGAACGCGGGCTTTACTACTGGTACTCCATGGATTGATGTTCCAAATAATTTTGATAAAATCAATGTTGAAGCGGCTATTAAAGATGAATCATCTATATTGCACACTTATAGACATTTGATTCAATTACGTCATGAACACGATATTATTACGTATGGGAGTATAGTACCTTTATATATGGAGCATAATGAGTTGTTTGTTTATAAACGCCATTACAATGATGAAACGTGGCTTGTTATTGCAAACTTTTCAAATGAACAAGTAACGATTCCAGAAGATTTAGCTATTGAGGGAGAAATTATTATCCAACATGGTGAAGTAACAAATGAATTAATTGATGGATTTGGCGCAATTGTAATTGCACAATAA
- the treP gene encoding PTS system trehalose-specific EIIBC component, producing MAVKKKDVQDIVEAIGGKDNLDTATHCVTRLRLVLKDDDKVDKDRLGDNDLVKGQFKADNQYQIVIGPGTVDEVYKQFIEETGVGEASKDDAKAAAAKKGNPVQRLIKLLGDIFIPILPAIVTAGLLMGINNLLTMEGLFGPKPLVEQFPQLGDISNIINVIASTAFIFLPALIGWSSMRVFGGSQILGLVLGLILMNPQLASQYDIASGNIPTWDIFGLEIKQLNYEGQVLPILLAAYVLAQIEKFLNKYIHDSIKMLVVGPVALLITGFLAFIVIGPVALWLGTGITEGVTFVFEHAGWLGGALYGLFYAPLVITGLHHMFLAVDFQLMGSSLGGTYLWPILAISNICQGSAAFGAWFVYRRRKMGKEQGLAMTSGISGFLGVTEPALFGVNLPLKYPFLAAISTSCVIGGIIGASRVLGSVGVGGVPAIISIQKDFWLIYAICTLLAIVVPAILTVVLSRFSKEETKEMVEK from the coding sequence ATGGCAGTTAAAAAGAAAGATGTGCAAGATATAGTCGAAGCTATTGGGGGCAAAGACAACTTGGACACAGCAACACACTGTGTAACGCGTTTGCGACTTGTCTTGAAAGATGATGATAAAGTAGATAAGGATCGATTGGGTGATAATGATTTAGTAAAAGGACAATTCAAAGCTGATAACCAGTATCAAATTGTCATTGGTCCAGGCACAGTCGATGAAGTTTACAAACAATTTATTGAAGAAACAGGTGTAGGTGAAGCGTCAAAAGATGACGCGAAAGCTGCAGCGGCTAAAAAGGGTAATCCGGTCCAAAGATTGATTAAATTGTTGGGGGACATATTTATTCCAATCTTACCGGCAATTGTTACTGCTGGTTTACTTATGGGGATTAATAATTTACTTACGATGGAAGGGCTATTTGGTCCTAAACCGTTAGTAGAACAATTTCCTCAACTTGGAGATATCTCTAATATTATCAATGTAATTGCAAGTACAGCATTCATATTCTTACCAGCATTAATTGGTTGGAGTAGTATGCGCGTGTTTGGTGGGAGTCAAATACTTGGTCTAGTACTAGGCTTAATTTTAATGAATCCACAACTAGCTTCACAATATGATATTGCTAGTGGTAATATTCCTACTTGGGATATTTTCGGTTTAGAAATTAAGCAATTGAACTATGAAGGACAAGTGTTGCCGATTTTACTTGCAGCTTATGTATTAGCTCAAATTGAGAAGTTCTTAAATAAATATATTCATGATTCAATTAAAATGTTAGTTGTAGGTCCGGTAGCGCTACTGATTACAGGTTTCTTAGCATTTATAGTTATTGGGCCAGTTGCATTATGGCTTGGTACAGGAATTACAGAAGGCGTGACATTTGTCTTTGAACATGCTGGTTGGTTAGGTGGCGCACTTTATGGTCTGTTCTATGCACCACTCGTTATCACAGGTTTACATCATATGTTCTTAGCGGTAGATTTCCAATTAATGGGAAGTAGTCTTGGCGGCACATACCTATGGCCAATTCTTGCAATATCTAACATTTGCCAAGGGTCAGCAGCATTTGGCGCATGGTTTGTCTATAGAAGACGTAAAATGGGCAAAGAACAAGGTCTTGCTATGACTTCAGGTATTTCAGGTTTCTTAGGTGTAACAGAGCCAGCATTATTCGGGGTGAACTTACCACTAAAATATCCATTTCTAGCAGCGATTTCAACATCTTGTGTGATAGGTGGTATTATAGGTGCAAGTCGTGTGCTAGGTAGCGTAGGCGTAGGCGGCGTGCCAGCTATTATTTCTATCCAAAAGGATTTCTGGTTAATATATGCTATTTGTACTCTTTTAGCAATTGTCGTACCAGCAATTTTAACTGTTGTTCTATCAAGATTTAGTAAAGAAGAAACAAAAGAAATGGTTGAAAAATAA
- a CDS encoding glutamate synthase subunit beta yields MGEFKGFMNYDKQQLDELSLVERISNHDAFQQRFTKDEAAEQGARCMDCGTPFCQTGEPHGKETIGCPIGNYIPEWNDLVYRKDFKTAYERLSETNNFPEFTGRVCPAPCEHSCVMKINRESVAIKGIERTIIDEAYENGWVKPTKPKQRQSETVAIVGSGPAGLTAADELNKLGYKVTVYERAHEAGGLLMYGIPNMKLDKDVVRRRIEVMKQSGIEFMTDTEIGVDVSRDELNERHDAIILCTGSQNARDLPLEGRMGFGIHFAMDYLTEQGQFLNGEINEPEISAKGKNVIVIGAGDTGADCVATALRENCKSIVQFNKYTKQPEEITFDENTYWPLAMPVFKMDYAHKEYESRFGFEPRAYGVQTMRYDVDRIGNVKGVYTQILEETEDGMVVVDGTERHWPADLVLLSIGFVGTETTVPHAFDIQTKRNKIVADNKDFRTNQPHIFAAGDARRGQSLVVWAIQEGRAVADSVDAYLKEKALV; encoded by the coding sequence ATGGGCGAATTCAAAGGATTTATGAATTATGACAAACAGCAATTAGATGAATTGTCATTGGTTGAACGTATAAGTAATCACGATGCCTTTCAACAGAGGTTTACGAAAGATGAAGCAGCAGAACAAGGTGCACGTTGTATGGATTGTGGGACCCCGTTTTGCCAAACGGGAGAACCTCATGGAAAAGAAACAATTGGTTGCCCCATTGGGAATTATATTCCGGAATGGAATGATCTCGTTTATAGAAAAGATTTTAAAACAGCATATGAACGCTTGAGCGAGACAAATAACTTTCCAGAATTTACGGGGCGCGTTTGTCCTGCGCCTTGCGAACATTCATGTGTGATGAAAATTAATCGTGAATCTGTGGCTATCAAAGGTATTGAGCGCACTATTATTGATGAAGCTTATGAAAATGGCTGGGTTAAACCAACAAAGCCTAAGCAACGTCAATCTGAAACAGTAGCAATCGTCGGCAGTGGTCCAGCTGGGTTGACAGCGGCAGATGAATTAAATAAACTAGGATACAAAGTAACAGTATATGAACGTGCACATGAAGCGGGTGGGCTTCTAATGTATGGTATTCCTAATATGAAATTAGATAAAGATGTCGTACGTCGTAGAATTGAAGTGATGAAACAATCAGGTATTGAGTTTATGACAGATACAGAAATTGGTGTAGACGTGAGTCGTGATGAATTAAATGAACGACACGATGCAATTATACTTTGTACAGGTTCACAAAATGCGAGAGATTTACCATTGGAAGGGCGCATGGGATTTGGAATTCACTTTGCAATGGATTATTTAACTGAACAAGGGCAATTTTTAAATGGAGAAATTAACGAACCTGAAATTTCGGCTAAAGGGAAAAATGTTATTGTGATTGGTGCTGGTGATACAGGTGCTGACTGTGTAGCGACAGCACTGCGTGAAAATTGTAAGTCTATCGTTCAATTTAATAAATACACAAAGCAGCCAGAAGAGATTACATTTGATGAGAACACATACTGGCCATTAGCAATGCCTGTATTCAAGATGGACTACGCGCATAAAGAATATGAGTCGCGTTTTGGTTTTGAACCACGTGCATATGGCGTACAGACGATGCGTTACGATGTTGATCGTATCGGCAATGTAAAAGGTGTTTATACTCAAATACTTGAAGAAACAGAAGATGGCATGGTCGTGGTGGATGGTACAGAACGTCACTGGCCAGCAGACCTAGTCTTATTGTCTATCGGTTTTGTCGGTACAGAAACGACCGTGCCTCATGCTTTCGATATTCAAACCAAACGTAATAAAATTGTGGCTGATAATAAAGATTTCAGAACGAATCAACCACATATATTTGCAGCGGGCGATGCGAGAAGGGGGCAGAGCCTTGTGGTTTGGGCTATTCAAGAAGGAAGAGCTGTAGCAGATTCAGTAGATGCTTACTTAAAAGAAAAAGCGTTGGTATAG